The Acetomicrobium flavidum genome window below encodes:
- the brnQ gene encoding branched-chain amino acid transport system II carrier protein: MERIKMRDVIVTGFALFAMFFGAGNLIFPPYLGSLYGTKWMIAMLGFCITGIGLPLLGVMVMSQYDGSFEKFAGKGGKMFSLLLGSLVVLCIGPLLAIPRTGATTFEIAIKPFFPGINPYIPIIGYFALTFYFSMRQSSVIDVIGKILTPGLLILLLFIIIAGVLHPISAPLSPKVLNNPFTSCFVEGYQTMDALAAVIFAGIIVQSIKAKGYGVGSSTKITILSGMIAALGLLVVYGGLMYLGATVSFMPKDVSRTTLLITIVAEIAGDFGLVALGIVVALACLTTAVGLTAATGEFFSKLSGNRVTYLQVVIMSTIFSALFAGIGVDGIIKFAVPILVVVYPIVIVLLFMNLLSPVFNDSCRYAYIAALAGTLLVSLHDGLSAIGVNFSFWEDMISLIPLVGDGFGWLVSATLGFSIGLIIDRIVLAIKGSESCA; encoded by the coding sequence ATGGAGAGAATCAAAATGAGAGACGTAATCGTGACCGGCTTTGCCTTGTTTGCCATGTTTTTTGGGGCGGGTAACCTCATCTTTCCGCCGTATCTCGGGTCTTTATACGGGACAAAGTGGATGATTGCGATGTTGGGCTTCTGCATCACTGGCATAGGTCTTCCCTTATTGGGAGTCATGGTCATGTCGCAATACGATGGTTCCTTCGAAAAGTTTGCGGGCAAAGGCGGCAAGATGTTTAGTCTCTTGCTGGGAAGCTTGGTGGTCCTCTGCATCGGCCCGCTTCTTGCCATTCCACGTACCGGCGCGACTACCTTTGAGATCGCCATAAAACCATTTTTCCCCGGCATAAATCCCTATATTCCGATCATTGGTTATTTTGCATTGACGTTTTATTTCTCCATGAGGCAGTCCTCGGTTATAGATGTAATAGGAAAGATACTGACACCTGGCCTGCTCATTTTATTGCTTTTCATCATAATTGCAGGAGTTCTTCACCCCATAAGCGCACCTTTGTCTCCTAAAGTTTTGAATAACCCGTTCACCTCTTGTTTCGTCGAAGGATACCAAACTATGGACGCCCTGGCAGCTGTCATATTTGCGGGAATCATAGTACAAAGCATAAAGGCAAAAGGCTATGGCGTCGGTTCATCCACCAAGATCACTATCTTATCGGGCATGATAGCAGCTTTGGGACTTTTAGTAGTATATGGCGGATTGATGTACCTTGGAGCGACTGTGTCCTTTATGCCCAAGGATGTATCCAGGACTACCTTACTTATCACGATAGTGGCTGAAATTGCGGGCGATTTTGGGCTGGTGGCTTTGGGCATAGTTGTAGCTCTTGCCTGCTTGACGACGGCCGTGGGGTTGACTGCTGCAACTGGCGAGTTTTTCAGCAAGCTGTCGGGAAATAGGGTAACCTACCTTCAGGTGGTAATCATGTCTACAATTTTTAGTGCTTTATTTGCCGGCATAGGAGTAGACGGGATAATAAAGTTCGCTGTGCCAATTCTAGTGGTTGTATATCCCATCGTCATAGTATTGTTGTTCATGAACCTGCTTTCTCCAGTGTTTAACGACTCCTGCAGATATGCCTATATCGCTGCCCTGGCTGGCACCTTGCTGGTAAGCCTGCATGACGGCCTTTCTGCGATAGGCGTTAACTTCTCCTTCTGGGAAGACATGATTTCCCTGATACCTCTTGTGGGTGATGGATTCGGTTGGTTGGTATCCGCTACGTTAGGATTTTCGATAGGCTTGATCATAGACAGGATTGTCTTGGCCATAAAAGGTTCCGAAAGCTGTGCCTAA